One part of the Desulfotignum phosphitoxidans DSM 13687 genome encodes these proteins:
- the ispF gene encoding 2-C-methyl-D-erythritol 2,4-cyclodiphosphate synthase, with translation MLTHMETLDIRIGMGTDVHAFATDRDLILGGVMIDHDMGLAGHSDADVLIHAVCDAILGAAGMGDIGDLFPDTDPKYKNIDSRILLATCARNLAQAGYRIMNLDCTVFAQVPKLGHKKQEMAASMAETLEISPGCVNVKATTTEHLGFIGRKQGIAAQAIVLIAAQTNPNIRET, from the coding sequence ATGTTGACACACATGGAAACATTGGATATCAGAATCGGCATGGGCACGGATGTGCATGCGTTTGCCACAGACCGGGACCTGATTCTGGGCGGGGTGATGATCGACCATGACATGGGCCTGGCCGGTCATTCGGATGCAGATGTGCTGATCCATGCCGTGTGCGACGCCATCTTAGGTGCAGCCGGCATGGGGGATATCGGGGATCTGTTTCCGGACACGGATCCGAAATACAAAAACATCGATTCCCGCATCCTGCTGGCAACCTGCGCCCGGAACCTGGCACAGGCCGGATACCGGATCATGAACCTGGACTGCACGGTGTTTGCCCAGGTCCCGAAACTGGGGCACAAAAAACAGGAAATGGCCGCCAGCATGGCTGAAACACTGGAGATATCACCCGGATGCGTAAACGTGAAAGCCACCACCACCGAGCATCTGGGGTTTATCGGCCGAAAACAGGGAATCGCAGCCCAGGCCATTGTATTGATTGCCGCGCAAACCAACCCAAACATCAGGGAAACATGA
- a CDS encoding tRNA-binding protein has product MQTISWDEFTKVDLRVGRVLSAEVFHQARKPAYVLQVDFGEEIGIRKSSAQITHLYKPEELVGKLVVAVVNFPKKQIGPLMSECLVTGFHNADGEVALCVPDKPVPLGMKLL; this is encoded by the coding sequence ATGCAAACCATTTCCTGGGATGAATTTACAAAAGTAGACTTACGTGTCGGGCGGGTGCTGAGTGCAGAGGTGTTTCACCAGGCGCGTAAGCCGGCCTATGTGCTGCAGGTGGATTTTGGGGAAGAAATCGGGATCAGAAAATCAAGTGCTCAGATCACACATCTTTATAAGCCGGAGGAACTGGTGGGCAAGCTGGTGGTGGCGGTGGTGAATTTCCCCAAAAAACAGATTGGGCCATTGATGTCGGAGTGTCTGGTGACCGGGTTCCATAATGCCGATGGTGAAGTGGCACTTTGTGTTCCTGACAAGCCGGTGCCATTGGGTATGAAATTGCTGTAA
- a CDS encoding phage holin family protein translates to MSTLVNILILSIAVFLVANFLPGIRIKNFMTAVIVAIVYSVISFLFGWLLILISLPFIIITFGLFKLVINAILLWGTDKLVQDFKIRDFFTTFIAALCITLVDSFIKWAL, encoded by the coding sequence ATGTCCACGCTGGTCAACATTCTGATTCTAAGTATTGCTGTTTTTCTGGTCGCAAACTTTCTTCCGGGTATCCGGATAAAAAATTTCATGACCGCAGTCATTGTCGCCATTGTTTACAGTGTGATCAGTTTTCTGTTCGGCTGGCTCCTGATTTTGATTTCCCTGCCGTTTATAATCATTACATTCGGCTTGTTCAAACTGGTGATCAATGCCATTCTTTTGTGGGGCACGGATAAATTGGTTCAGGATTTTAAAATCAGGGATTTTTTTACCACATTCATTGCGGCTCTGTGCATCACCCTGGTTGATTCCTTTATAAAATGGGCGTTATAG
- a CDS encoding adenine phosphoribosyltransferase — protein sequence MNLKETIRSIPDWPIEGVVFRDLTTLMQNPKSFAYACDLLYDRYKDKGIDKIVGIDARGFVFGGVVAYKLGIGFVPVRKKGKLPGSTIQETYALEYGTDTLEIHEDAISPGEKVVIVDDLIATGGTVGAAVKLVKNLGADLLECAFVVELPDLKGRDQIDGCPVFAMVEFEGD from the coding sequence ATGAATTTAAAGGAAACCATTCGCAGTATTCCGGACTGGCCCATTGAAGGGGTTGTTTTCAGGGATCTCACCACCTTGATGCAGAACCCGAAATCGTTTGCATATGCGTGTGATTTGCTGTACGACCGCTATAAAGACAAAGGCATTGATAAAATTGTGGGCATCGATGCCAGAGGGTTTGTCTTCGGCGGGGTGGTGGCCTATAAACTGGGCATTGGATTTGTGCCGGTCAGAAAAAAAGGCAAGTTGCCCGGCAGCACCATCCAGGAAACCTATGCGCTGGAATACGGCACCGACACCCTGGAGATCCATGAGGATGCCATATCCCCCGGAGAAAAAGTGGTGATCGTGGACGATCTGATTGCCACGGGCGGCACGGTGGGTGCCGCAGTCAAACTGGTGAAAAATCTGGGAGCGGATCTTTTGGAGTGTGCGTTTGTGGTGGAACTGCCTGATCTCAAGGGACGGGACCAGATTGACGGATGCCCGGTCTTTGCCATGGTCGAGTTTGAAGGAGATTAA
- a CDS encoding LysE family translocator, producing the protein MISMEFLITSFIVVVLPGTGVIYTISTGLFRGTRAGVFAATGCTAGIIPSMLSCILGLAVIFHTSALAFQVLKFAGSAYLLYLAWSMWRQTGTLELTAEENRKSMFKIAFKGFLINILNPKLTIFFLAFLPQFIPVQAPMPVLNMLVLGSVFMGMTWVVFIVYALLADKARIWIANSPGKVKYVQRTFAAMFAMLGARLAFSGR; encoded by the coding sequence ATGATCAGCATGGAATTTTTAATTACGTCGTTCATTGTGGTGGTGTTGCCTGGAACCGGGGTAATCTATACCATTTCCACCGGTCTGTTCAGGGGCACTCGGGCTGGTGTGTTTGCGGCAACCGGGTGTACGGCCGGGATTATTCCGTCCATGCTGTCCTGTATTCTGGGGTTGGCAGTCATCTTTCATACCAGTGCCCTGGCGTTTCAGGTCCTGAAATTTGCCGGGTCCGCGTATCTGCTTTATCTGGCCTGGTCCATGTGGCGCCAGACCGGCACCCTGGAGCTGACGGCTGAAGAAAACCGGAAAAGCATGTTTAAGATCGCATTCAAAGGCTTTTTGATCAATATCCTCAACCCGAAGCTGACCATTTTTTTTCTGGCCTTTTTGCCCCAGTTCATCCCGGTCCAGGCACCTATGCCTGTTCTTAACATGCTCGTGCTGGGAAGTGTGTTTATGGGGATGACATGGGTCGTGTTCATTGTGTATGCCCTGCTGGCGGACAAAGCCCGCATCTGGATTGCCAATTCTCCGGGAAAGGTCAAATATGTGCAGCGCACCTTTGCCGCCATGTTTGCCATGCTGGGGGCCAGGCTGGCGTTTTCCGGGCGGTGA
- a CDS encoding GGDEF domain-containing protein, whose product MIWTKYQDPTQLVQYLNHHAQILFLIMDNTGIIQHANRFADHYIGGPVTGKPFQRLIRDFHQTFQLDQAATCPDTVHLLEFDTPSGLSQTCRFHFYASSGHILALGQLDVEEISTLSDELVALNQELNNLTRQLNVKNRELTKANKTILELTRIDPLTGLANRRFFSERIQEMISLALRRSQPLSLIMTDIDHFKRVNDTWGHDAGDRVLKAYADLMKTRTRAEDLVARFGGEEFIILMPLADVHEAFAYAERIRCAIAKADLLESGDPVTASFGVAGLVFDETGDDIIKRADTALYQAKASGRNRIVIASEPPLKNESDSL is encoded by the coding sequence ATGATCTGGACCAAATATCAGGACCCGACACAGCTGGTTCAGTATCTCAACCATCATGCCCAGATTCTGTTTCTGATCATGGACAACACCGGCATTATCCAGCATGCCAACCGGTTTGCCGACCATTATATCGGCGGTCCTGTGACGGGCAAACCATTCCAGAGGCTGATTCGCGACTTTCACCAGACGTTTCAGCTGGATCAGGCTGCCACCTGTCCGGACACGGTCCATCTGCTGGAATTTGACACCCCTTCCGGCCTGTCCCAGACCTGCAGGTTCCATTTTTATGCCTCCTCCGGCCATATACTGGCCCTGGGCCAACTGGATGTGGAGGAAATCTCAACCTTAAGCGATGAACTGGTGGCACTCAATCAGGAACTCAACAACCTCACCCGTCAGTTGAATGTCAAAAACCGGGAACTGACGAAGGCCAATAAAACAATCCTGGAGCTCACCCGGATCGATCCTTTGACCGGACTGGCCAACCGGCGGTTTTTCTCCGAACGGATCCAGGAAATGATTTCCCTGGCCCTTCGGCGGTCTCAGCCCCTTTCGTTGATCATGACCGATATCGATCACTTCAAGCGGGTGAACGACACCTGGGGTCATGATGCCGGGGACCGGGTGCTCAAGGCATATGCCGACTTGATGAAAACCCGGACCCGGGCCGAAGATCTGGTGGCCCGTTTCGGTGGAGAGGAGTTTATCATTTTAATGCCGCTGGCCGATGTTCACGAGGCGTTTGCGTATGCAGAGCGGATCCGATGTGCCATAGCAAAAGCAGATCTGCTTGAAAGCGGTGATCCGGTCACAGCCAGCTTCGGGGTTGCCGGGCTTGTTTTCGATGAAACCGGCGACGATATCATCAAACGGGCGGACACCGCACTTTACCAGGCCAAGGCATCCGGCCGGAACCGCATCGTGATCGCTTCCGAGCCTCCTTTGAAAAATGAATCTGACAGCCTTTGA
- a CDS encoding CYTH domain-containing protein, with protein sequence MGIEIEKKFLVIAQPADLSRGVNICQGYLLNTPEKVVRVRIKGEKGVLTIKGLPVELVRPEYEYEIPVTDARQMLDRFCDGKLIEKCRHTCLHQSMTWVIDRFSGANQGLVVAEIELTAPDQPFSIPPWAGPEVTDDPRYLNANLIQNPYTLWQADK encoded by the coding sequence ATGGGAATTGAAATCGAAAAAAAATTTCTGGTCATCGCCCAGCCGGCGGACCTGTCCCGGGGGGTCAACATCTGCCAGGGATATCTGCTCAACACCCCGGAAAAAGTCGTGCGGGTCCGCATCAAAGGAGAAAAAGGCGTGTTAACCATCAAAGGCCTCCCCGTTGAATTGGTGCGGCCGGAATATGAATATGAGATTCCAGTGACAGATGCAAGGCAGATGCTGGACCGGTTCTGTGACGGCAAGCTCATTGAAAAATGCCGGCACACCTGTCTGCATCAGAGCATGACATGGGTGATCGACCGGTTTTCAGGGGCCAACCAGGGGTTGGTGGTGGCGGAAATCGAGTTAACCGCCCCGGACCAGCCGTTTTCAATCCCGCCCTGGGCCGGCCCGGAAGTGACTGATGATCCCCGGTATCTCAACGCCAACCTGATCCAAAATCCTTACACCCTCTGGCAGGCAGACAAATGA
- a CDS encoding response regulator, whose product MMTETKNHPPNSSSPFLQVLVVDDSAAMRMAIREELEPGGYEIIEAANGLDALVSACTDRPPDLITLDVEMPGLNGWETCKKLRSPHYADRISRHRNSRIPVIFVTGQNTMSERKKGFSAGAADFITKPFAEGELLETVDRILKPVALSQGMTALVVEDNVVARQIVADILIQEGLQVIEAKDGQEGYALFSSHADDINVVITDLFMPNMNGDALSKKIRKELNRSDLPIICLTATPDQSELLNVFNAGVSDYLVKPFAKEELLARITVHLERYRLSRQLKEKINDLKISNEKIRKLSITDPLTGCYNRNYLSRQLAKEITRTQRYQTPISLVLTDIDFFKKVNDTFGHSAGDTVLVEFVNTIHRVIRKDLDWVTRYGGEEFVIVLPETAYDQACQCTERLRKKIADTPVTHDEVPISITASFGVTCLDPAQITDDFSTDRLIDTADHFLYQAKENGRNRVEGSPFKPA is encoded by the coding sequence ATGATGACTGAAACGAAAAACCATCCCCCCAATTCATCATCCCCCTTTCTTCAGGTCCTGGTGGTGGACGACAGCGCAGCAATGCGAATGGCCATCAGGGAAGAACTGGAACCCGGCGGTTATGAAATCATCGAGGCGGCCAACGGACTGGACGCCCTGGTTTCCGCCTGCACGGACCGGCCACCGGACCTGATCACCCTGGATGTGGAAATGCCCGGGCTTAACGGATGGGAAACCTGCAAAAAACTGCGAAGTCCCCATTATGCCGACCGGATTTCACGACATCGGAACAGCCGGATACCGGTCATTTTTGTCACCGGCCAGAATACGATGTCGGAACGGAAAAAAGGATTTTCCGCAGGCGCGGCGGATTTTATCACCAAGCCCTTTGCTGAAGGAGAACTGCTGGAAACAGTGGACCGCATTTTAAAACCCGTGGCCCTGTCCCAGGGTATGACCGCCCTGGTGGTGGAAGACAATGTGGTGGCCAGACAGATTGTGGCGGATATTTTGATCCAGGAAGGGCTCCAGGTGATTGAAGCCAAAGATGGTCAGGAAGGATATGCACTTTTCAGCAGTCACGCGGATGACATCAATGTGGTGATCACAGACCTGTTCATGCCCAACATGAACGGTGATGCCCTTTCAAAAAAAATCCGCAAAGAACTGAACCGGTCCGATCTGCCCATTATCTGCCTGACCGCCACACCGGATCAATCAGAGTTGTTGAATGTTTTCAATGCCGGGGTATCCGACTATCTGGTCAAACCGTTTGCCAAAGAAGAACTGCTGGCCCGCATCACCGTTCATCTGGAACGGTACCGGTTGAGCCGGCAGCTCAAGGAAAAGATCAACGACCTGAAAATTTCCAATGAAAAAATCAGAAAACTGTCCATCACTGATCCGTTGACCGGATGCTACAACCGGAATTACCTGTCCCGGCAGCTGGCCAAAGAGATCACGCGAACGCAACGGTATCAGACCCCCATCTCTTTAGTACTCACGGATATCGATTTTTTCAAAAAAGTCAACGACACCTTTGGTCACAGTGCCGGAGACACCGTGCTCGTTGAATTTGTCAACACCATACACCGTGTGATCCGAAAAGACCTGGACTGGGTGACCCGGTATGGGGGAGAAGAATTTGTCATTGTCCTGCCGGAAACCGCATATGATCAGGCATGCCAATGTACCGAGCGGCTGCGAAAAAAAATAGCCGACACCCCGGTTACCCATGATGAGGTGCCCATTTCCATCACTGCCAGTTTCGGGGTCACCTGCCTGGACCCGGCCCAGATCACGGATGATTTTTCCACGGATCGACTGATCGACACCGCAGATCATTTCCTGTATCAGGCCAAGGAAAACGGAAGAAACCGGGTGGAAGGAAGCCCGTTCAAACCGGCCTGA
- a CDS encoding SAM hydrolase/SAM-dependent halogenase family protein translates to MPHPTDSRPIVLLTDFGHIDAFVGILKGVILSIHPKARMVDLCHEVAPQDIGHGAHLLDISLEYFPKGSIFCAVVDPGVGSSRRAVLVETTDYFLVGPDNGVLWPAAGRNRIRRIIHLTRSRYFLPQVSTTFHGRDIFGPVAAHLSAGIDPGAFGPQVSCLTPFAFPEPKPIAGGMILTVRHIDTFGNIGLNLTREQFRQFADKGFCMRVNQVDITGHYHSYAAAPEKIPFVMTDSAGFMEIAVKNGDAASRLHVKKNDPVVLTARGEKNDDGGL, encoded by the coding sequence ATGCCGCACCCGACAGATAGCCGGCCCATCGTCCTGTTGACGGATTTCGGTCATATTGATGCGTTTGTGGGAATTCTCAAGGGCGTGATTCTGTCCATCCATCCAAAAGCCCGGATGGTGGACCTGTGTCATGAAGTGGCACCCCAGGATATCGGGCATGGGGCCCATCTGCTGGACATTTCCCTGGAATATTTTCCAAAGGGCTCGATTTTCTGTGCGGTGGTGGATCCGGGTGTGGGATCCTCCCGGCGGGCCGTGCTGGTGGAAACCACGGATTATTTTCTGGTGGGCCCGGACAACGGGGTGCTGTGGCCGGCGGCCGGCAGAAACAGGATCCGCCGGATCATTCACCTGACCCGGTCCCGGTATTTTCTTCCCCAGGTAAGCACCACATTCCACGGCCGGGACATCTTTGGGCCGGTGGCGGCCCATCTGTCCGCCGGTATTGATCCCGGGGCGTTCGGCCCGCAGGTGTCTTGTCTGACCCCATTTGCCTTTCCAGAGCCAAAGCCCATAGCTGGCGGAATGATTCTGACAGTCCGTCATATCGATACCTTCGGCAATATCGGTCTGAACCTGACCCGGGAGCAGTTCAGACAATTTGCGGACAAAGGATTCTGCATGCGGGTGAATCAAGTAGATATCACCGGGCATTACCATTCATATGCAGCGGCCCCGGAAAAAATCCCCTTTGTGATGACCGATTCTGCCGGATTTATGGAAATTGCCGTTAAAAACGGGGATGCAGCATCCCGGCTCCATGTGAAAAAAAATGATCCCGTGGTCCTGACAGCCAGGGGAGAAAAAAACGATGATGGTGGCCTGTAA
- a CDS encoding DEAD/DEAH box helicase: MNLNPIVFSALKDLGYDTPTPIQSRTIPCLIQGKDVLGQARTGTGKTAAFALPLLSRIDLTNKKPQVLVLTPTRELAIQVAASFKDYGKNMPGLNVLPVYGGQSYGVQLNQLKRGVHVVVGTPGRLMDHMKKKTVSFSDLFCLILDEADEMLNMGFIEDVEWILDKTPRDRQSALFSATMPGPVQKIARKYLNTPEQIILPQDTPDSGNIHQQYCMMDQRKKTGTLVRILESVHFDGVIVFTKTKAATLEVAAALEAGGFKAEALNGDMAQNAREQAVNRLKKGHIDILAATDVAARGLDVDRISHVVNFDMPSKVAPYIHRIGRTGRAGRTGEAILLLNRNEKWMLKAIEKQTGTKIKELVMPSSETINKKRITTFYNRISKALSTKDTDADVFETLISDYAQQENVPVAKVAAALAKMAHGDTPFFLKDMPAKVSRTAVRKAPGKPATPKRAASKKPAFPKKTGVEKPVVSKKTVPVTPEAPHTPPPEKGMERYRIEVGNSHGLRPKDIVGAISNEAGLDSRHIGQINIEQEFSFVDLPFGMPGNTFQMLKKTWVRSRRMAISRCA, translated from the coding sequence ATGAATCTAAACCCGATTGTGTTTTCCGCCCTGAAAGATCTGGGATATGACACCCCCACCCCCATCCAGTCCCGGACCATTCCCTGTCTGATCCAAGGAAAAGATGTACTGGGACAGGCCCGGACCGGCACGGGAAAAACAGCCGCTTTTGCCCTGCCTTTGCTGTCCCGCATTGATTTGACAAACAAAAAGCCCCAGGTGCTGGTGCTGACTCCCACAAGGGAACTGGCCATCCAGGTGGCAGCATCTTTTAAAGACTATGGCAAAAACATGCCCGGACTGAACGTTCTGCCGGTCTACGGCGGACAAAGCTATGGCGTTCAGCTCAACCAGCTTAAGCGGGGCGTCCATGTGGTGGTAGGGACCCCGGGCCGGCTCATGGACCATATGAAAAAAAAGACCGTGTCTTTTTCAGATCTCTTCTGCCTGATTTTAGATGAAGCGGACGAAATGCTGAATATGGGATTTATCGAAGATGTGGAATGGATTCTGGACAAAACACCCCGGGATCGCCAGTCTGCGCTGTTTTCCGCCACCATGCCCGGACCCGTGCAAAAAATCGCCCGGAAATACCTGAACACACCGGAGCAGATCATACTGCCCCAGGATACGCCGGACTCCGGTAACATTCACCAGCAATACTGCATGATGGATCAGAGAAAAAAAACCGGTACACTGGTCCGGATACTTGAGTCGGTTCATTTTGACGGCGTGATTGTCTTTACCAAGACCAAAGCGGCAACCCTTGAAGTGGCCGCAGCCCTCGAAGCCGGCGGATTCAAGGCAGAGGCCCTGAACGGGGACATGGCCCAGAACGCCCGGGAACAGGCTGTGAACCGTCTGAAAAAAGGACATATCGATATCCTTGCGGCCACGGATGTGGCAGCCAGGGGCCTGGATGTGGACCGGATTTCCCATGTGGTGAATTTCGATATGCCGTCCAAGGTGGCGCCCTACATTCACAGGATCGGACGCACCGGCCGGGCCGGACGGACCGGCGAAGCCATTCTCCTGTTGAACAGAAATGAAAAATGGATGCTCAAAGCCATTGAAAAACAGACCGGCACAAAAATCAAAGAACTGGTCATGCCGTCCAGTGAAACCATTAACAAAAAACGGATCACCACGTTTTACAACCGCATTTCCAAGGCGCTCTCAACAAAAGATACCGATGCAGACGTTTTTGAAACCCTGATCAGCGACTATGCCCAACAGGAAAATGTGCCTGTGGCAAAAGTAGCCGCAGCCCTGGCAAAGATGGCCCATGGAGACACCCCGTTTTTTCTGAAGGATATGCCGGCAAAGGTCTCTCGAACCGCTGTCAGAAAAGCGCCTGGAAAACCGGCGACGCCTAAAAGAGCAGCGTCTAAAAAACCAGCATTCCCCAAAAAAACAGGGGTTGAAAAACCAGTGGTCTCCAAAAAAACAGTGCCGGTAACACCGGAAGCCCCCCATACGCCTCCCCCTGAAAAAGGAATGGAGCGCTACAGGATTGAGGTGGGCAACAGCCATGGCCTGCGGCCCAAAGATATTGTGGGGGCCATTTCAAACGAGGCCGGCCTTGACAGCCGCCATATCGGACAGATCAACATTGAACAGGAATTTTCCTTTGTGGATCTGCCCTTTGGCATGCCCGGCAATACCTTTCAGATGTTGAAAAAAACCTGGGTCAGATCCCGCCGCATGGCTATTTCAAGGTGTGCCTGA
- a CDS encoding protein-glutamate methylesterase/protein-glutamine glutaminase: protein MTLSQKNLRILVVDDSIVFRMMISDVIGNIPGMEVVGTARDGHSALARVTSLKPDLMTLDIEMPGMDGMEVLTRLKSQSPRVGVIMLSSDAGRGGRRIITSLEAGAFDFVLKPSEKNVTENKRKLEKDLAPLLRSFSRRMEIRSILNSHRTDVSLDRSVLPPITETKTPDPIVPAFTADFPRNSSDVVAIGVSTGGPAALARLIPALPGNLTVPILIVQHMPPGFTRALAESLDRQSKVPVVEAQDGDILVPGKVFIAPGGSHMKIVSAGNRTKQMIRITQDPPENGCRPSADYLFRSVAHHFKDRATGVIMTGMGQDGDKGLALMKEHRAVIIAQDEATSIVFGMAKQPVASGIVDIVAPLDNLAREIMKTVRPTFGM, encoded by the coding sequence ATGACCCTTTCACAGAAAAATCTTCGCATACTGGTGGTGGATGATTCCATTGTATTCCGGATGATGATATCGGACGTCATCGGCAATATCCCGGGCATGGAAGTCGTGGGAACGGCCCGGGACGGCCATTCCGCTCTGGCAAGGGTAACGTCGCTGAAACCGGATCTGATGACCCTGGACATTGAAATGCCGGGCATGGACGGAATGGAAGTGCTGACCCGGCTCAAATCACAATCCCCCCGGGTGGGTGTCATCATGCTCAGTTCGGATGCCGGCCGGGGCGGCCGGCGTATCATCACCAGCCTGGAGGCCGGCGCATTCGACTTTGTTCTCAAACCCTCGGAAAAAAATGTCACAGAAAACAAACGCAAACTGGAAAAAGACCTGGCACCTTTGTTACGCTCGTTTTCTAGAAGAATGGAAATCCGTTCCATCCTCAACAGCCATCGCACAGACGTTTCTTTGGATCGATCCGTTTTGCCCCCCATCACCGAAACAAAGACACCTGACCCCATCGTTCCGGCCTTTACCGCCGATTTTCCACGAAATTCATCCGACGTGGTCGCCATCGGCGTTTCCACCGGCGGTCCGGCCGCACTGGCGCGACTCATTCCGGCCCTGCCCGGGAATCTGACCGTGCCGATCCTCATTGTCCAGCACATGCCCCCCGGATTTACCCGGGCTTTGGCCGAAAGTCTGGACCGGCAATCCAAAGTGCCGGTTGTGGAGGCTCAAGACGGGGACATACTGGTTCCGGGCAAAGTGTTTATCGCCCCCGGCGGAAGTCATATGAAAATCGTTTCAGCAGGAAACAGGACCAAACAAATGATCCGCATCACCCAGGATCCTCCGGAAAACGGGTGCCGGCCGTCTGCCGACTATTTATTCCGGTCGGTGGCCCATCATTTCAAAGACCGGGCCACCGGGGTCATCATGACCGGTATGGGACAGGATGGTGACAAAGGCCTGGCTTTGATGAAAGAGCACCGGGCCGTGATCATTGCCCAGGATGAAGCCACCAGCATTGTGTTCGGCATGGCAAAACAACCGGTGGCTTCCGGAATTGTGGATATCGTGGCCCCCCTGGACAACCTGGCCCGGGAAATCATGAAAACCGTCAGACCCACTTTTGGGATGTGA
- a CDS encoding CheR family methyltransferase, with protein MLKIRPSECELLADYIREISGMDILPSKTYLFETRLGKMADTLGFPSYTALYEQARADKTHALAQQIIDAITTNETLFFRDEKAFDLLKYKILPDVIDHRAGYLKKGRPIPIRIWSAACATGQEIYSVAMVLKDLLPCMNAYRIYLLGTDISAKALAKASAGYFSSFEITRGLPVDKLDRYFTPLENQWKINDEIRAMVSFRKMNLFHSFAGMGKFDLILMRNVAIYFNMEMRKRLFEKTAAVLEPDGYLLLGASESLTGICTDLEPGRHLKTIFYQPKSRTINNQPERT; from the coding sequence ATGCTGAAGATACGCCCTTCAGAATGTGAGCTTCTGGCGGATTACATCCGGGAAATATCCGGTATGGACATCCTTCCTTCCAAAACGTATCTGTTTGAGACCCGATTAGGGAAAATGGCGGATACACTCGGATTTCCATCCTATACGGCATTGTATGAACAGGCCAGAGCAGACAAAACCCATGCCCTGGCCCAGCAGATCATTGATGCCATCACCACCAATGAAACATTGTTTTTCAGGGATGAAAAAGCGTTTGATCTCCTCAAATACAAAATTTTACCGGACGTGATCGACCATCGAGCCGGATATCTGAAAAAAGGACGGCCCATTCCCATCCGCATCTGGAGTGCGGCCTGCGCCACGGGCCAGGAAATATACAGTGTCGCCATGGTACTCAAAGACCTTCTCCCGTGCATGAATGCATATCGCATCTATTTACTGGGGACAGATATATCTGCCAAAGCACTGGCCAAAGCCAGCGCCGGTTATTTCAGCAGTTTCGAAATCACCCGGGGCTTGCCTGTGGACAAACTGGACCGGTATTTCACCCCATTGGAAAATCAATGGAAAATCAATGATGAGATCCGGGCCATGGTTTCTTTCCGAAAAATGAATCTGTTTCATTCTTTTGCCGGAATGGGCAAATTTGACTTGATCCTGATGAGAAATGTTGCGATATATTTTAATATGGAAATGAGAAAACGATTGTTTGAAAAAACAGCGGCGGTTCTGGAACCGGATGGATATCTGCTGTTGGGTGCCAGTGAGTCTCTTACCGGCATATGTACCGATCTGGAACCCGGACGTCACCTGAAAACCATTTTTTATCAACCCAAATCCCGCACAATAAATAACCAACCCGAAAGAACATGA